The Terriglobia bacterium genome includes a region encoding these proteins:
- a CDS encoding phosphatidate cytidylyltransferase has protein sequence MQRILTAVVAIPLVILITIYSSNWLFAPVVGLVAAAAAEEFLSLGLKKGIGRPGKWFLLIPVLVVMSFLRQPEWIAASTAAAAIILMTVTVFSGTVESGFGAVVTGISSIVYCALTLGFLVLLPRQWILVLFAIIWVGDSAAYYGGRALGRHLLAPGVSPKKTVEGAIAGLIGSVIAGLAGGTWLLGKPWLEIAGISVVTAVAGQIGDLAESVLKRSAGVKDSSSILPGHGGILDRLDSLFFALPIFYWLLNA, from the coding sequence ATGCAACGCATTCTGACGGCCGTTGTAGCCATCCCCCTGGTCATCCTCATAACGATCTACTCCTCCAATTGGCTTTTCGCTCCGGTGGTCGGCCTGGTTGCGGCTGCTGCGGCGGAAGAGTTTCTTTCACTCGGCCTGAAGAAGGGAATCGGCCGGCCCGGGAAGTGGTTTCTGCTGATACCGGTTCTGGTCGTCATGTCATTTCTGCGGCAGCCGGAGTGGATCGCCGCCTCGACTGCCGCCGCGGCAATCATCTTGATGACGGTCACTGTTTTCAGCGGAACGGTTGAAAGCGGTTTCGGCGCAGTTGTCACCGGCATCAGCAGCATCGTTTACTGCGCGCTGACCCTCGGATTTCTGGTTCTGCTTCCGCGCCAATGGATTCTTGTTCTGTTTGCGATTATCTGGGTTGGCGACAGCGCTGCCTACTATGGCGGCCGAGCGCTCGGCCGGCATCTGCTGGCGCCGGGAGTCAGTCCGAAAAAGACCGTAGAGGGCGCGATCGCGGGCTTGATTGGAAGTGTTATCGCGGGGTTGGCCGGTGGGACGTGGCTGCTCGGAAAGCCGTGGCTGGAGATCGCCGGCATATCGGTCGTGACGGCGGTGGCAGGACAGATCGGGGATCTCGCCGAATCGGTTCTGAAGCGCAGTGCAGGTGTTAAGGATTCCTCTTCAATTCTCCCTGGCCATGGCGGCATACTGGACCGTCTCGATAGCCTGTTTTTCGCGCTACCGATCTTCTACTGGTTGTTGAACGCATGA
- a CDS encoding isoprenyl transferase has protein sequence MDFLDRIDRSALPSHIAIIMDGNGRWARRRGLPRVAGHRAGVTAVRQVVEGAADLGIPVLTLYAFSVENWKRPFSEVSMLMQLLKEYLNKELENIHRNNIRFRAIGRTDELDPSVQREVEKASAHTRNNTGMIFNVALNYGGRAEIVDAVNRLLRNGGRDAAANGGVSEEQFAKYLYTADQPDPDLLIRTSGELRISNFLLWQIAYAEIWVTETLWPDFDKKHLYEAILAFQKRERRYGGLEPQLVRSR, from the coding sequence ATGGATTTCCTCGATCGGATCGACCGGAGCGCCTTGCCATCCCACATCGCGATCATCATGGATGGCAATGGGCGCTGGGCCCGGAGACGCGGATTGCCGCGTGTTGCCGGTCACCGCGCCGGCGTGACTGCCGTCCGTCAAGTGGTCGAAGGAGCAGCGGATCTCGGCATACCAGTGCTGACGCTCTACGCATTCTCGGTCGAGAACTGGAAGCGGCCCTTCAGTGAAGTCTCCATGCTGATGCAGCTCCTCAAAGAATATCTGAACAAGGAGCTCGAAAATATCCATCGCAACAACATCCGTTTCCGCGCCATCGGAAGAACCGACGAGCTCGATCCATCCGTGCAACGCGAAGTGGAAAAGGCTTCCGCCCATACACGGAACAACACCGGCATGATCTTCAACGTCGCCTTGAACTATGGCGGCCGCGCGGAGATCGTGGATGCCGTGAACCGTCTGCTCCGCAACGGCGGAAGAGATGCGGCGGCCAACGGTGGAGTCTCCGAAGAACAGTTCGCAAAGTACCTTTACACGGCGGATCAACCCGATCCCGATCTTTTGATCCGTACCAGCGGGGAACTGCGCATCAGCAACTTTCTGCTCTGGCAGATTGCCTATGCCGAAATCTGGGTCACCGAAACGCTGTGGCCGGATTTTGATAAGAAACATCTCTACGAAGCCATCCTTGCCTTCCAGAAGCGGGAGCGGCGCTACGGCGGTTTGGAGCCCCAGCTCGTGCGGAGCCGATGA
- the truA gene encoding tRNA pseudouridine(38-40) synthase TruA yields MRNLKLTLAYDGTGFHGWQLQPQIRTIQGELQTALQKLFNHEVSVTGSGRTDAGVHAQGQVANLETIRNMDTDAVLRGANALLPEEIRVLSVEEVAPEFHARHSAKAKTYEYHIWRPAVVSPFHLRYVYPFRYPLDEDLIDRGSAYFLGPHDFTSFCATSTEVEDRTRTIFEACWDRSETTWVFRIRGNGFLQYMVRTIAGTLLEIGKGRLDPGKLPGIFDARDRRLAGPSLPSRGLHLIAVEY; encoded by the coding sequence ATGCGAAATCTCAAGCTGACCCTGGCATACGACGGAACCGGCTTCCATGGCTGGCAGCTCCAGCCGCAGATCCGGACGATTCAAGGCGAACTGCAGACAGCATTGCAGAAGCTCTTCAATCACGAGGTCAGCGTTACAGGATCCGGCCGCACGGACGCCGGCGTTCATGCCCAGGGGCAGGTGGCGAACCTCGAAACGATCCGGAACATGGACACGGACGCCGTCCTGCGAGGCGCAAACGCTTTGCTGCCGGAGGAAATTCGCGTGCTGTCGGTGGAAGAGGTCGCGCCGGAATTCCACGCGCGCCATTCGGCGAAAGCCAAAACCTATGAGTACCACATCTGGCGGCCTGCCGTTGTCAGTCCCTTTCATTTGCGATACGTCTATCCGTTCCGCTACCCCCTGGACGAAGACTTGATCGACCGCGGCTCCGCCTATTTTCTCGGGCCCCATGATTTCACGTCATTCTGCGCTACCTCAACCGAGGTCGAGGACCGCACTCGAACGATTTTCGAGGCCTGTTGGGATCGCTCGGAAACGACCTGGGTGTTCCGCATCCGGGGGAACGGCTTCCTGCAATACATGGTGCGAACCATAGCCGGAACACTGCTCGAAATCGGCAAGGGAAGGCTGGACCCCGGCAAGCTGCCCGGGATTTTCGACGCTCGCGACCGCAGACTTGCCGGCCCCTCGCTTCCTTCGCGCGGTCTTCATCTGATCGCGGTCGAATATTAA
- a CDS encoding glycosyltransferase family 2 protein, whose translation MISGVIITFNEEGRIGEAIASLSCCDEVIVVDSGSSDRTRAIAGSRGARVIEHVWEGYSKQKNFAAAQASNDWILSLDADERLSAELATEIAGWEKSSRSATDHAYSMPRRAFYLGKWIHHSGWYPDRKIRLYDRRHCRWTGDFVHEAMSVDGSIGRLNGDLFHFPYRDWNDHQNRIERYTDLAAKAARSTGRHGNVLKLAIAPPLAFFRSFVLRAGFLDGWRGAAISYMAARYVFKKEFRILR comes from the coding sequence ATGATCTCAGGCGTCATCATCACATTCAACGAGGAGGGCAGGATCGGAGAAGCGATCGCCAGCCTGTCGTGCTGCGATGAAGTGATCGTCGTGGATTCGGGCAGCAGCGACCGGACGCGCGCGATCGCCGGATCGCGGGGCGCGCGCGTGATCGAGCACGTCTGGGAAGGCTATTCGAAACAGAAGAATTTCGCGGCGGCGCAGGCGTCCAACGATTGGATTTTGAGCCTCGACGCGGACGAAAGGCTCAGCGCCGAACTGGCCACCGAAATTGCCGGGTGGGAAAAATCCAGCCGGTCCGCCACGGACCATGCCTATTCGATGCCCCGGCGCGCGTTTTATCTCGGCAAATGGATCCATCATTCAGGATGGTATCCCGACCGCAAGATCCGTCTGTATGACCGCCGCCACTGCCGCTGGACGGGAGATTTTGTCCATGAAGCAATGTCCGTGGACGGCTCCATCGGCCGGCTGAATGGCGACCTGTTTCATTTCCCCTATCGCGATTGGAACGATCACCAAAACCGAATCGAACGCTACACCGATCTTGCGGCGAAGGCCGCGCGGTCGACCGGGCGCCATGGGAATGTCTTGAAGCTGGCGATTGCCCCGCCTCTCGCATTCTTTCGAAGTTTCGTTCTACGGGCGGGATTTCTGGACGGCTGGCGAGGCGCAGCGATCAGTTACATGGCCGCCCGCTATGTTTTCAAGAAAGAGTTCCGTATACTGCGCTAG